The following nucleotide sequence is from Melioribacteraceae bacterium.
ATTTCCTGCTACAACTTTCTCAACCGGAGGCGGTATTATTCCGATGGCTGTTGCATACATTGTCTCGGTTTCTTGAATCACTCCTTGTGTTTTACTTTTTTCTATCTCAATTCGTAAAAGATCACCGGGCATAAACGGATACATTTTACCATCTTCTGCTTCAAGATAATCAGTTATATCTGTTTCATTATTCAGTATAAACTTATAATTTCTTTTTGTCTCTTTAAAGTTAACAAATTCACCTTCGTCGGTTACAGCAATAAACTCCCCGTGATTTGCTTTTAATTCCCACAGTTCTATTTCATCAAACCAGCTATGTTCTTCTGTAGGTTCGTGGATTATGAATTCTATATTACCGTTATTGTATTTATCGGAAGTATTAATCAAGTAGTAATCGGTTACATCAACATCGGGGTTTGAGAGTGAATTGATTAATAATGTATTCTCATCCGCTTTCTCTGTGCCATTGTTAAATGCTAAAGTTGGGCAGCCCCCGCAATTTGTACTAAATGAAGGAGTCATTGATTTATTGTCTGATCCGGCTGAGTTTGATACTGTGCAATATATTTGTGCTATCGGCGCCATGATTTGATCTACACCCGCATCCTTTGCTGATAATGCAGTTGAATATGTTACTTTACATTTGTTCCCATCAGGAGTTATGTATGCTCCTGCGGGTAAATCTGTAGCTGACCAAGTATAAGTTAATGTTCCGTTCCCTTGCGATAAATTGCAGTATACATATCCGTATGAACTTTAACAGATTGGATCAGGAGTTTGGCTTAGTCCAGATATTATTGGTGGAATTGATAGTGGAGGTGGGATTAAATTGCATTCGTCTGCAATCCAGAGCAGCAACCCAGCAATTGCACGAATTCCGTAAACGAAAGCGTAATCTGAGGTCCCAGAAAGCCATTGAATTGTTTTATCTGGAGGACCATTAAATTCATTATTTAAATTTTGCAGCATTTCCGAAAGTCCCGGATAAAGCTGGAAGGAATCATTAATTCCATTTGTATCATTGCCATCCACATCATTACTGCTAAAAAAATTTGCAATTTGTGCAACTGGATAAAACAAAGACTTTAAGGGATTTGAACTGTTTGGGATTATTACACCTCCTTGATCTAAAGCATTTTGAAATGTCCATTGATAATAATTCCATGGTTTACTCATATAATTTTCGTAAAAATCTGGATTGGTAGGTGGATGTGGATCATTGTGAACATGGGCAGGTACAGACATATCACCTAATAGATGACAAACCCTGCCCAATATTTCCCAAAACACCTTTTTTCTGAATTCAAGAGAGGCAGTATCCATCGATTACGGGAAATAAACTGTCCTAAAGAGTTGTAATAGCCTCTATAGAATATTAGACCATCTTTATAGAATTGAAATATATTTGTTGGAGCCGTATAAGCTTCTATAATTTGATTTGCTGGATAAGGAACTCTTAATTCATATCCACCATATACATATTTTTTAGCCTTTTTATATGCATTAGAATATGAGTTTCCAGCATAATCAAACGTCGAATTATCACCTTGATCCGGATCCCAAAAATGAGTATTTGTAACAAACCAACCCAAAAAGCCATATCCTTCGTTCGTTGCATCTGTATGATCTTCTTGATACGCTCCAATTACTAATAGACCGCCAGGGTTAAACTGACCATTACCTTGCTCACTATAACCAACATGGTCTTTCATTTCCCATAATTCCTGACCAACATAGTTCTTAAGCAATTTATACGCTTCACGCACCATATATTGATGAACTTCCTCTTTATGAGCAAAAATTGTGTTAAGTGAAAGAAGACAAAATACCACTATACCAATAGACTTTCTCGTACCTCTCCATTAAAGTTAATTGATCTTAATTATTGTTTTGCTAGGATTAATTAATCCATAAATTACACCAGCAACAGCACCTGTTATTGCTGAATAAAGAATAAAATAAATATCTCCCTTAGGGGCACCTCCTAAGTTTATTAATTGACTAGACAAACCTACACCCCCTCCTATCATTGCCCCGTACAAAAAACCTTCAAAAGCTCCGCGAGACATTTCAGAAAAACTGATGGATGATATTTCTTGTGTATTCTTAACAATAAATTGATTAGTTCTATAGTCAATAAAACTGGTAGTATCTAAGGTAATACTCAATTCTCCCCCCTGATACTTAACCTTATCAACTGTTTCAACTGTAATATCATCCTTGCTCTCGCATATTTTCCCAATTCTATTATAAAACTCAAGTTCCTGTTCATTACTATATTTTGAAATAGTATGTGTACAACTGCTAACAAGCAGTGATATGAACAATATGAATAAAATGAATAAATATTTGTTCTTCACTTCAATTTCTCCTTAATAATTAATCGATCCTGAAAAAACCATATAAATTTTCTCACCAATACACCAATACTATGATTACGATGAATCAAAAATTTCCCCTCCCTATTTAAAATTACACTTTAATTAATTAAATGAACTAAAGACTTTATTCTCCCCTTATAACATGAATAATTTTATATTAAATGGCAATAAAAAAATTCTATTTTGAATTTTATCATGTTTAATAAACTATCAAAAATAATGGAGACGAATTTTTACCCTTTCGTGGATAATTAGTGCGATTTTAATTATAAGAAGGAATAATTAAAAACTATAAACTTAATTTCATGTTTTTCATTGTCTTTCAGGAGGGATGAACTACAACAAGTGTGGTCAAAAAATCACTAACGTGGCAACTTAACTTCTTTACCCGAACTAACGTACTGAATTATCAAACTTTCAGTATCAGATGTATTTAAAGAAATGATATTCTTCCCGGCAAAGACATTAGCTTCTTTTACAATTTTACCGCCGGAATCAAGAATTTTTATTTGATCTTCTTTATTTGAGTAAAGCAAAATTTTTGGTGTTTCATTTTTTTCTTTTACAAGAACCGGGCTCTCATAAATCTTATTCATATCGGCGACAACACTTAGTTCCCGGAATGTAACTTCAACCATATTTGATGTATTTATACTTTCATTCCAAAGTTTGTTAAGAGATTTTAGTGTGAAGTAATAGTTAATTCTTTTCGGTTTATCTATGGCAATTTTAATTGAATTTTTATCCGATGAAATAATTTCAAAAAGTGTATCACCGCTCGGCTTGGCATTTCTATCCGGTAAACTATAAAGAGCAAAATAACTTGTGCTGTCAAGTTGATTTGAATAAGTTGGTTTTTCCCATTCCAAAGTTACGATACTTGCATCGAACGAATCGTAGTTGAACATTAAGTTAGCCGGTTCAAGCGGGATAGAAGATTCAATCCATGGCATTTTTGCCGGAAGTGCGACATAATCATTTGTAAATGGAAAAACATCCTTAATATTGCCGTACCGGAAAAACGCAATTCCGTCGGCTTTTGTTGTGCGTGTAAAATCGATAATTCTTTTTAATTGTTTTTTAACTTCCGGTTTGTAAGGCGCAACACCGAGGACAACACTTCTTCCGAATGTGTCATTTGTCCAATCAAGAGCAAGTTTATCAAATCTGGGCGGACCTTCCAACGGCCAATAAATTTGCGGAACTAAATAATCAATCCATTTTTGTTTAAGCCATTCTCTTGAATCTTGATAAACTTCACCATAACCTTCAAATCCGCTGCCGCTTGAGCTGTTTTTATAAATCCCGATTGGTGCAGCTCCTATTTTTATAAGCGGTTTTACGGATTTAACTTTTTGCGATAGTTCTTTTACGAAAACATTTAAATTATCTCTACGCCAATCATCAAGTGAAAGTCCTTCACCGTAAAGATTAAATGAAAAGTCATCGTTAAAATCCTTGCCTGGATAACGCAAAAAATCCAGATGTAATCCGTCAACATCATAATTTTTTACAAGCTCATCAAAAATTGCTATGAGATAAGTTCTAACTTCGGGCAAGCCCATATCAAGCCAATATGATTTTCCGTCACGATTGTTTTCAATTACCCACTGAGGTTTTCTCTGCGCGATGTGATACGGATGCTCAAAAATAAATTTTTCATTTCCGGTAAAACACCTTACAACATTTACCCAAGCGTGAATTTCAATTCCCCTTTCGTGAGCTAATTCAATAGCATATTTAAGTGGATCGTATGATGATTTTCCGTCAACTTCACCGCTTATATAAGGTGATAATGGTTCAAACGATGAACGAAACATCACGGTTCCATTGCTTCTTACTTGGAAGTAAACAGTGTTGAGACGTTTACTTTTAATATCGTCAAAGATTTTTTTTAATTCACTTTTTTGAATTTTAGGATCGGTTGAAGTTGGAGGCCAATCAAGACGAAAGTTTGTAGTGAGCCAAACAGCACGAGTTTCTCTATTAACTTGAGCTGTTAAGGAAATTGAAATGATTATTAGAATAAATATGAATGCTTTTTTCATCAGTTATTGAAAAAACTTAATCCCGGTTTTAATAGCCCAGTTAACATCATCGTTTTCGGCTTCAACATCAACTAATACTTTTCCAAAATCTTGCAGTAAAACAAATCTATAAACTTCGTCTTTGGATTTCTTATCGCGTTTCATCAAGTTCATAATTTTCTTTCTGTCGTACTTCTTAATTTTTATACTGTTCGAAACTCGTTTGATAAGAGTTAGTCCTTCTACCAATTTTTTATCATTCAAGTAACCGAGTTTATGTGATAGATATAATGCACACGCCAGTCCGACTATAACACATTCACCGTGTTTAAGTTTGTGTCCTTGTTCAATTTCAATTGCATGCCCGAAAGTGTGACCTAAATTCAAAATTTTTCTTAATCCCGATTCTTCTTTTTCATCTTGAACTACAACCGCTCCTTTGTACTTTACGGATTCCGAAATAAC
It contains:
- a CDS encoding family 10 glycosylhydrolase produces the protein MKKAFIFILIIISISLTAQVNRETRAVWLTTNFRLDWPPTSTDPKIQKSELKKIFDDIKSKRLNTVYFQVRSNGTVMFRSSFEPLSPYISGEVDGKSSYDPLKYAIELAHERGIEIHAWVNVVRCFTGNEKFIFEHPYHIAQRKPQWVIENNRDGKSYWLDMGLPEVRTYLIAIFDELVKNYDVDGLHLDFLRYPGKDFNDDFSFNLYGEGLSLDDWRRDNLNVFVKELSQKVKSVKPLIKIGAAPIGIYKNSSSGSGFEGYGEVYQDSREWLKQKWIDYLVPQIYWPLEGPPRFDKLALDWTNDTFGRSVVLGVAPYKPEVKKQLKRIIDFTRTTKADGIAFFRYGNIKDVFPFTNDYVALPAKMPWIESSIPLEPANLMFNYDSFDASIVTLEWEKPTYSNQLDSTSYFALYSLPDRNAKPSGDTLFEIISSDKNSIKIAIDKPKRINYYFTLKSLNKLWNESINTSNMVEVTFRELSVVADMNKIYESPVLVKEKNETPKILLYSNKEDQIKILDSGGKIVKEANVFAGKNIISLNTSDTESLIIQYVSSGKEVKLPR